Proteins from a single region of Primulina tabacum isolate GXHZ01 chromosome 5, ASM2559414v2, whole genome shotgun sequence:
- the LOC142545372 gene encoding uncharacterized protein LOC142545372 isoform X1, translated as MQNSSKVILIFSVNMSRFFQGYAQMISSVGWRRDNIWSQGGGNNNPWGRSFKVKWLCLHDLPFQSTLHLKNPWNDYKPVKISRDCQELPQDIDEALCDLLDQGNNMVASLKRNEVSGDDFPQRRPYIETFHSKQDGDFNVPLVHMAPMLYPPLPYQHQSEASGFHLQQQRSCLPVKSLMFYGTSNVKQTKHCQINGSSASSLNTSTRIDSWGLSADWSPLDGTLTEEEILEMSYKQVPGSS; from the exons ATGCAGAATTCTAGCAAAGTGATTCTTATATTTAGTGTCAACATGAGTCGTTTCTTCCAAGGGTATGCTCAAATGATATCTTCCGTTGGTTGGAGAAGGGATAACATTTGGAGTCAGGGTGGTGGGAATAATAACCCTTGGGGACGCAGTTTTAAAGTCAAATGGCTATGTTTACATGATCTGCCTTTCCAGAGTACACTTCATTTGAAAAATCCATGGAATGACTACAAGCCTGTAAAAATCAGCAGGGACTGTCAG GAACTGCCTCAAGATATTGATGAAGCTCTTTGTGACCTTCTTGACCAGGGAAATAATATGGTTGCTAGCTTGAAAAG GAACGAAGTCTCTGGGGACGATTTTCCTCAAAGAAGACCTTATATAGAGACGTTTCATTCTAAACAAGATGGAGATTTTAACGTGCCTCTGGTGCATATGGCACCCATGCTTTATCCGCCTTTACCCTATCAGCATCAGTCTGAAGCAAGTGGATTTCATTTGCAGCAACAGAGATCCTGTTTACCTGTTAAATCATTAATGTTTTATGGGACATCGAATGTAAAACAGACAAAACATTGTCAAATTAATGGAAGTTCAGCTAGTAGCTTGAATACTTCTACTAGAATTGATAGCTGGGGCTTGTCAGCAGATTGGAGTCCCCTTGATGGCACTCTTACAGAAGAAGAGATACTGGAAATG AGTTATAAACAAGTACCTGGAAGCTCTTAG
- the LOC142545372 gene encoding uncharacterized protein LOC142545372 isoform X2: MQNSSKVILIFSVNMSRFFQGYAQMISSVGWRRDNIWSQGGGNNNPWGRSFKVKWLCLHDLPFQSTLHLKNPWNDYKPVKISRDCQELPQDIDEALCDLLDQGNNMVASLKRNEVSGDDFPQRRPYIETFHSKQDGDFNVPLVHMAPMLYPPLPYQHQSEASGFHLQQQRSCLPVKSLMFYGTSNVKQTKHCQINGSSASSLNTSTRIDSWGLSADWSPLDGTLTEEEILEMV; encoded by the exons ATGCAGAATTCTAGCAAAGTGATTCTTATATTTAGTGTCAACATGAGTCGTTTCTTCCAAGGGTATGCTCAAATGATATCTTCCGTTGGTTGGAGAAGGGATAACATTTGGAGTCAGGGTGGTGGGAATAATAACCCTTGGGGACGCAGTTTTAAAGTCAAATGGCTATGTTTACATGATCTGCCTTTCCAGAGTACACTTCATTTGAAAAATCCATGGAATGACTACAAGCCTGTAAAAATCAGCAGGGACTGTCAG GAACTGCCTCAAGATATTGATGAAGCTCTTTGTGACCTTCTTGACCAGGGAAATAATATGGTTGCTAGCTTGAAAAG GAACGAAGTCTCTGGGGACGATTTTCCTCAAAGAAGACCTTATATAGAGACGTTTCATTCTAAACAAGATGGAGATTTTAACGTGCCTCTGGTGCATATGGCACCCATGCTTTATCCGCCTTTACCCTATCAGCATCAGTCTGAAGCAAGTGGATTTCATTTGCAGCAACAGAGATCCTGTTTACCTGTTAAATCATTAATGTTTTATGGGACATCGAATGTAAAACAGACAAAACATTGTCAAATTAATGGAAGTTCAGCTAGTAGCTTGAATACTTCTACTAGAATTGATAGCTGGGGCTTGTCAGCAGATTGGAGTCCCCTTGATGGCACTCTTACAGAAGAAGAGATACTGGAAATGGTATAG
- the LOC142545373 gene encoding subtilisin-like protease, whose translation MKLGSLLLMGFPPFLIFISLHSLSSVVTSTNLDDQSDNLQTYIVHVEPQSQDLQTWYNSFVPSNPETSARKSRIIYFYNNVLSGFAAKLTADDLKTMQQKDGFVSARPERVIPLHTTHSPNFLGLNQNLGFWESSNYGKGIIIGVLDTGVFPDHPSFSDKGMPPPPSRWKGKCEFNFTACNKKIIGARFFRNGDGTPLDQDGHGTHTASTAAGAFVEGANIFGNANGTAAGMAPLAHLAIYKVCGTIGCTESDILAAMDVAIDDGVDILSLSLGGESFPFYEDSIALGAYSAMEKGIFVSCAAGNSGPFNKSLSNEAPWILTVGASTTDRKIRATLVLGNKEELNGESAFQPKDFPGTALPLVYPGANASDPMARFCSTSSLNPDDVRGKVVLCEVGGGSTTIRKGIAVKNASGAAMVLMNQEYMGYTTSAEAHVLPAIHISYADGLKVKAYLNSTSTPVSTILYKRTIIGDNNAPIVAGFSSRGPSLASPGILKPDIIGPGLNILAAWPSSVENNPNTKLTFNMVSGTSMSCPHLSGVAALLKNAHPDWSPAAIKSAIMTSSDQVNLAGISIEDQTLHPADIFATGAGHVNPAKANDPGLVYDIHPDEYISYLCGLNYTSRQVGVILQRKVNCVDKSSISEAQLNYPSFSIVLGSDPQTYTRTITNVGEANSSFALEIVSPPGVDVSVEPSVLSFSELNKKLTYNTKFSRSKDQVDNVISQGFLNWKSTKYSVRSPIAVVFE comes from the coding sequence atgaaGTTAGGCTCATTGCTGCTAATGGGTTTTCCTCCCTTTCTAATTTTCATTTCATTACACAGTCTCAGCTCAGTTGTTACATCAACAAATCTTGATGACCAAAGCGACAATTTACAAACGTACATTGTGCATgttgagccacaatcacaagaTCTGCAGACATGGTACAATTCATTTGTACCATCAAATCCAGAAACCTCAGCAAGAAAATCGAGAATTATATACTTCTACAACAATGTGTTGTCAGGTTTTGCTGCTAAATTAACAGCAGATGATTTGAAAACCATGCAACAGAAGGATGGATTCGTTTCGGCACGTCCGGAACGTGTTATCCCTCTGCACACGACTCACTCACCCAACTTCTTGGGATTGAATCAGAACTTGGGATTTTGGGAAAGCTCAAATTATGGGAAGGGTATCATTATCGGAGTTTTGGACACAGGAGTATTTCCTGATCACCCGTCATTCAGCGATAAAGGGATGCCGCCTCCACCTAGTAGGTGGAAGGGCAAGTGTGAGTTCAATTTCACAGCCTGTAACAAGAAGATTATTGGAGCTAGATTTTTCAGAAATGGGGATGGAACCCCGTTGGATCAAGATGGGCACGGCACACATACTGCTAGCACAGCTGCTGGAGCTTTTGTCGAAGGTGCCAACATTTTCGGGAATGCCAATGGCACGGCCGCTGGAATGGCACCTCTTGCTCATCTGGCGATTTACAAAGTATGTGGCACTATCGGGTGTACAGAGAGTGACATTCTTGCTGCCATGGATGTGGCAATTGATGATGGCGTGGACATTCTTTCGTTGTCTCTTGGTGGTGAGTCCTTTCCCTTCTATGAAGATAGCATCGCGCTTGGCGCGTATAGCGCAATGGAGAAGGGGATTTTTGTCAGCTGTGCTGCAGGGAATTCGGGCCCGTTCAATAAATCTTTGTCGAATGAGGCGCCATGGATCCTGACGGTTGGTGCGAGTACAACTGACAGGAAAATAAGAGCGACCCTAGTGCTTGGAAACAAGGAGGAATTGAATGGGGAATCAGCTTTTCAGCCAAAAGATTTCCCTGGAACCGCATTGCCCCTTGTTTACCCTGGCGCTAATGCCAGCGATCCGATGGCACGATTTTGCAGCACGTCCTCGTTGAACCCCGATGACGTCAGAGGAAAAGTTGTGTTGTGTGAAGTTGGTGGCGGAAGTACAACAATTCGCAAAGGAATAGCCGTCAAAAACGCCAGTGGCGCGGCCATGGTTCTTATGAATCAAGAATACATGGGATACACCACCAGCGCGGAAGCCCATGTTCTTCCGGCTATACACATCAGTTATGCAGATGGGCTCAAAGTAAAAGCCTATCTGAATTCAACTTCTACCCCTGTCTCCACTATCTTGTATAAAAGAACTATAATCGGAGATAACAATGCTCCAATTGTTGCCGGGTTTTCATCAAGGGGACCTAGCCTGGCCAGCCCTGGAATTCTCAAACCCGATATAATCGGCCCTGGCTTAAATATCCTTGCGGCATGGCCTTCCTCTGTCGAAAACAACCCGAACACGAAATTAACATTCAACATGGTCTCAGGGACCTCTATGTCTTGTCCACATTTGAGTGGCGTTGCGGCCTTGTTAAAAAACGCGCATCCTGATTGGTCACCTGCAGCGATCAAATCTGCTATAATGACCAGTTCTGATCAAGTAAACCTTGCAGGCATCAGTATCGAGGATCAAACCCTTCACCCTGCTGACATATTCGCCACGGGTGCAGGCCATGTCAATCCCGCAAAAGCAAATGATCCAGGATTGGTTTACGACATCCATCCTGATGAATACATTTCATACCTGTGTGGCCTGAATTACACGAGTCGGCAAGTTGGCGTCATCCTTCAACGCAAGGTCAACTGCGTAGACAAATCCAGTATATCGGAAGCACAACTAAACTACCCATCATTCTCCATTGTTCTCGGATCGGATCCTCAGACATATACTAGGACGATCACTAACGTAGGCGAGGCTAACTCATCCTTTGCCTTGGAGATTGTTTCGCCTCCCGGTGTTGATGTATCTGTTGAACCAAGTGTCCTGAGTTTCTCGGAACTGAATAAAAAATTGACTTACAACACGAAGTTTAGCCGATCAAAAGATCAGGTTGACAATGttatttctcaaggattcctgAATTGGAAATCTACCAAGTATTCAGTCCGGAGTCCGATAGCAGTTGTATTTGAATGA
- the LOC142545101 gene encoding blue copper protein-like, with product MASKAFLIVVVVATAVAPTLATDYMVGDNDGWTLGVDYTAWAKGKDFYVGDTIMFMYKEGVHNILKVNGSDFKHCMSSNSSNKALTSGHDVITLATPGNKWYICGIGDHCSKGMQLSITVSGPTPAPTPWFTIPPPPSSSANEISPLKSLGLMVAVIAAYKILITV from the exons ATGGCATCTAAAGCTTTCTTGATCGTGGTCGTCGTCGCAACGGCGGTTGCTCCGACTTTGGCTACCGATTATATGGTTGGAGACAACGATGGTTGGACACTAGGGGTCGATTACACCGCTTGGGCTAAGGGCAAAGATTTTTACGTTGGCGACACTATCA TGTTCATGTACAAAGAAGGAGTCCACAATATACTGAAAGTGAATGGATCCGACTTCAAGCATTGCATGTCTAGCAACTCATCAAACAAGGCTTTAACCAGCGGACACGACGTTATCACCCTTGCCACCCCAGGGAACAAGTGGTACATTTGTGGAATTGGTGACCATTGCTCCAAAGGGATGCAGCTCTCCATCACCGTTTCC GGGCCGACTCCCGCCCCCACGCCCTGGTTTACTATCCCGCCGCCCCCTTCGTCTTCGGCCAATGAAATCTCTCCATTGAAATCTTTGGGGTTGATGGTTGCTGTCATTGCTGCATATAAGATCTTGATCACGGTTTAA
- the LOC142545102 gene encoding blue copper protein-like, with amino-acid sequence MASIAFLIAVIVATVVAPTLATDYMVGDSDGWKLGVNYADWAKGKDFYVGDTLTFMYKEGVHNVQKVNGPDFKQCKSTNSSNKALTSGHDVINLATPGKKWYICGIGEHCSNGMQLSITVQEPASAPAPTPKPWFTTPPPPSSSAIDISPLKSLVLMVAFIAAYKMIMA; translated from the exons ATGGCCTCTATAGCTTTCTTGATCGCGGTAATCGTGGCAACCGTGGTTGCTCCGACTTTGGCTACTGATTATATGGTTGGAGACAGCGATGGTTGGAAACTAGGGGTCAATTACGCCGATTGGGCCAAGGGCAAAGATTTTTACGTTGGCGACACTCTCA CGTTCATGTACAAGGAGGGAGTCCACAATGTACAGAAAGTGAATGGTCCCGACTTCAAGCAGTGCAAGTCTACCAACTCATCAAACAAGGCTTTAACCAGCGGACACGACGTTATTAACCTCGCCACCCCAGGGAAGAAATGGTACATTTGTGGAATTGGTGAACATTGCTCCAACGGAATGCAACTCTCCATCACCGTCCAGGAGCCGGCTTCTGCACCTGCCCCCACGCCCAAGCCATGGTTTACTACCCCGCCGCCCCCTTCGTCTTCGGCCATTGACATTTCTCCATTGAAATCTTTGGTGTTGATGGTTGCTTTCATTGCTGCATATAAGATGATCATGGCCTAA
- the LOC142545374 gene encoding protein TPX2-like isoform X4 — translation MEEVPKVTVYEQDEEMECTFTVYEIDLDYEFDAARFFDFTRLESPLEARLAEVWFHSAGSYPPSPFVANLVPRDKMMMENICISPKSKGVENMNPAECVSDIEDEEVISVVDTNYRDFDGKAYGTFNSLQIGSRTKLQNPSKNIPSGYTKSKPYTKLLTKKPSFPRTSTLLKPTASQLAKQNHPPQAGYASARSNTSVEKTDKSSVCTFGIENHAAKRQKLEGGLLRKVVDAEQLQQISFVHKVPKQDGITNHTKTRITIPREPDLETSHRSLKTRPKTSKESENGTSTVRRFKALPLNRKILEAPSLLPKRSIPVMPNFQEFHLKTSERAMLHKSVAPKLSVPGHQSYKASHKYFSDITTDQGNREPERPIHVNASRPEVCESSCGFKALPLNKKILTSKGTFGVFRNSKKDTTVPMEFNFQTEKRFNHNPPIELFNKLSLVPETPQTANHESKLPRSISTSAKGSKENRRGCFQKGNEIRQPSKARLPVLVGKQHIGVEAEKIEVNAASCFN, via the exons ATGGAAGAAGTACCCAAGGTTACTGTGTACGAGCAGGACGAGGAGATGGAATGCACGTTCACGGTGTATGAGATTGACCTTGATTATGAGTTCGACGCCGCTCGCTTCTTCGACTTCACCCGGCTCGAGTCGCCGCTGGAGGCGCGCCTAGCGGAGGTCTGGTTCCACTCAGCCGGAAGCTACCCACCTTCcc CTTTCGTGGCAAACTTGGTTCCGAGAGATAAAATGATGATGGAAAATATATGTATCTCCCCCAAGTCTAAAGGTGTGGAGAACATGAACCCGGCCGAGTGTGTCTCAGATATTGAGGACGAAGAAGTAATTTCAGTCGTGGATACAAATTACAGAG aTTTTGATGGAAAGGCCTATGGAACTTTCAATTCTCTACAAATTGGCAGCAGGACAAAGCTTCAGAATCCGTCTAAAAACATACCCTCAG GCTATACTAAATCAAAACCTTACACAAAATTGTTAACGAAGAAGCCTTCTTTTCCAAGAACTTCAACTCTTCTGAAGCCAACAGCAAGCCAATTGGCCAAGCAAAATCATCCACCCCAGGCTGGTTATGCTAG TGCCAGGTCAAATACATCCGTAGAGAAAACGGATAAAAGCTCTGTTTGCACTTTTGGGATTGAGAATCATGCTGCGAAAAGGCAAAAGCTTGAGGGTGGTCTTCTCCGCAAG GTCGTGGATGCAGAGCAGCTGCAGCAAATTAGTTTTGTCCACAAGGTTCCAAAGCAG GATGGAATCACAAACCATACCAAGACGAGAATCACTATTCCAAGAGAGCCGGATCTTGAAACTTCACACCGGTCTCTGAAGACAAG GCCAAAAACTAGTAAAGAATCTGAAAATGGGACTTCCACTGTTCGTAGGTTCAAAGCTCTTCCGCTAAATAGGAAA ATTCTCGAGGCACCTTCATTACTTCCAAAAAGAAGCATTCCTGTCATGCCAAACTTTCAA GAATTTCACTTGAAGACATCAGAGAGGGCGATGCTACACAAGTCAGTAGCTCCAAAACTTTCAGTCCCAGGCCATCAGTCTTATAAG GCATCACACAAATATTTCAGTGACATTACCACAGATCAAGGAAACCGGGAGCCTGAAAG ACCCATCCATGTAAATGCCTCAAGGCCAGAGGTTTGTGAGTCTTCTTGTGGCTTCAAAGCTCTTCCCCTAAATAAGAAG ATATTGACGAGCAAGGGCACTTTTGGAGTTTTCCGAAATAGTAAGAAAGATACTACTGTGCCAATG GAATTTAATTTCCAAACGGAGAAGAGATTTAATCATAATCCTCCAATTGAACTTTTCAACAAG CTCTCATTAGTGCCTGAAACACCACAAACTGCTAATCATGAGTCTAAACTGCCACGTTCCATCAGCACATCAGCCAAG GGTTCAAAAGAGAACAGACGGGGTTGCTTCCAAAAAGGAAATGAG ATAAGACAACCATCAAAAGCGAGACTGCCTGTGCTTGTTGGAAAGCAGCATATTGGTGTTGAAGCTGAAAAAATTGAAGTCAATGCTGCGTCTTGCTTTAACTG A
- the LOC142545374 gene encoding protein TPX2-like isoform X1 gives MEEVPKVTVYEQDEEMECTFTVYEIDLDYEFDAARFFDFTRLESPLEARLAEVWFHSAGSYPPSPFVANLVPRDKMMMENICISPKSKGVENMNPAECVSDIEDEEVISVVDTNYRDFDGKAYGTFNSLQIGSRTKLQNPSKNIPSGYTKSKPYTKLLTKKPSFPRTSTLLKPTASQLAKQNHPPQAGYASARSNTSVEKTDKSSVCTFGIENHAAKRQKLEGGLLRKVVDAEQLQQISFVHKVPKQDGITNHTKTRITIPREPDLETSHRSLKTRPKTSKESENGTSTVRRFKALPLNRKILEAPSLLPKRSIPVMPNFQEFHLKTSERAMLHKSVAPKLSVPGHQSYKASHKYFSDITTDQGNREPERPIHVNASRPEVCESSCGFKALPLNKKILTSKGTFGVFRNSKKDTTVPMEFNFQTEKRFNHNPPIELFNKLSLVPETPQTANHESKLPRSISTSAKGSKENRRGCFQKGNEIRQPSKARLPVLVGKQHIGVEAEKIEVNAASCFNWSNSVR, from the exons ATGGAAGAAGTACCCAAGGTTACTGTGTACGAGCAGGACGAGGAGATGGAATGCACGTTCACGGTGTATGAGATTGACCTTGATTATGAGTTCGACGCCGCTCGCTTCTTCGACTTCACCCGGCTCGAGTCGCCGCTGGAGGCGCGCCTAGCGGAGGTCTGGTTCCACTCAGCCGGAAGCTACCCACCTTCcc CTTTCGTGGCAAACTTGGTTCCGAGAGATAAAATGATGATGGAAAATATATGTATCTCCCCCAAGTCTAAAGGTGTGGAGAACATGAACCCGGCCGAGTGTGTCTCAGATATTGAGGACGAAGAAGTAATTTCAGTCGTGGATACAAATTACAGAG aTTTTGATGGAAAGGCCTATGGAACTTTCAATTCTCTACAAATTGGCAGCAGGACAAAGCTTCAGAATCCGTCTAAAAACATACCCTCAG GCTATACTAAATCAAAACCTTACACAAAATTGTTAACGAAGAAGCCTTCTTTTCCAAGAACTTCAACTCTTCTGAAGCCAACAGCAAGCCAATTGGCCAAGCAAAATCATCCACCCCAGGCTGGTTATGCTAG TGCCAGGTCAAATACATCCGTAGAGAAAACGGATAAAAGCTCTGTTTGCACTTTTGGGATTGAGAATCATGCTGCGAAAAGGCAAAAGCTTGAGGGTGGTCTTCTCCGCAAG GTCGTGGATGCAGAGCAGCTGCAGCAAATTAGTTTTGTCCACAAGGTTCCAAAGCAG GATGGAATCACAAACCATACCAAGACGAGAATCACTATTCCAAGAGAGCCGGATCTTGAAACTTCACACCGGTCTCTGAAGACAAG GCCAAAAACTAGTAAAGAATCTGAAAATGGGACTTCCACTGTTCGTAGGTTCAAAGCTCTTCCGCTAAATAGGAAA ATTCTCGAGGCACCTTCATTACTTCCAAAAAGAAGCATTCCTGTCATGCCAAACTTTCAA GAATTTCACTTGAAGACATCAGAGAGGGCGATGCTACACAAGTCAGTAGCTCCAAAACTTTCAGTCCCAGGCCATCAGTCTTATAAG GCATCACACAAATATTTCAGTGACATTACCACAGATCAAGGAAACCGGGAGCCTGAAAG ACCCATCCATGTAAATGCCTCAAGGCCAGAGGTTTGTGAGTCTTCTTGTGGCTTCAAAGCTCTTCCCCTAAATAAGAAG ATATTGACGAGCAAGGGCACTTTTGGAGTTTTCCGAAATAGTAAGAAAGATACTACTGTGCCAATG GAATTTAATTTCCAAACGGAGAAGAGATTTAATCATAATCCTCCAATTGAACTTTTCAACAAG CTCTCATTAGTGCCTGAAACACCACAAACTGCTAATCATGAGTCTAAACTGCCACGTTCCATCAGCACATCAGCCAAG GGTTCAAAAGAGAACAGACGGGGTTGCTTCCAAAAAGGAAATGAG ATAAGACAACCATCAAAAGCGAGACTGCCTGTGCTTGTTGGAAAGCAGCATATTGGTGTTGAAGCTGAAAAAATTGAAGTCAATGCTGCGTCTTGCTTTAACTG GAGTAACAGTGTTCGTTGA
- the LOC142545374 gene encoding protein TPX2-like isoform X2, whose product MEEVPKVTVYEQDEEMECTFTVYEIDLDYEFDAARFFDFTRLESPLEARLAEVWFHSAGSYPPSPFVANLVPRDKMMMENICISPKSKGVENMNPAECVSDIEDEEVISVVDTNYRDFDGKAYGTFNSLQIGSRTKLQNPSKNIPSGYTKSKPYTKLLTKKPSFPRTSTLLKPTASQLAKQNHPPQAGYARSNTSVEKTDKSSVCTFGIENHAAKRQKLEGGLLRKVVDAEQLQQISFVHKVPKQDGITNHTKTRITIPREPDLETSHRSLKTRPKTSKESENGTSTVRRFKALPLNRKILEAPSLLPKRSIPVMPNFQEFHLKTSERAMLHKSVAPKLSVPGHQSYKASHKYFSDITTDQGNREPERPIHVNASRPEVCESSCGFKALPLNKKILTSKGTFGVFRNSKKDTTVPMEFNFQTEKRFNHNPPIELFNKLSLVPETPQTANHESKLPRSISTSAKGSKENRRGCFQKGNEIRQPSKARLPVLVGKQHIGVEAEKIEVNAASCFNWSNSVR is encoded by the exons ATGGAAGAAGTACCCAAGGTTACTGTGTACGAGCAGGACGAGGAGATGGAATGCACGTTCACGGTGTATGAGATTGACCTTGATTATGAGTTCGACGCCGCTCGCTTCTTCGACTTCACCCGGCTCGAGTCGCCGCTGGAGGCGCGCCTAGCGGAGGTCTGGTTCCACTCAGCCGGAAGCTACCCACCTTCcc CTTTCGTGGCAAACTTGGTTCCGAGAGATAAAATGATGATGGAAAATATATGTATCTCCCCCAAGTCTAAAGGTGTGGAGAACATGAACCCGGCCGAGTGTGTCTCAGATATTGAGGACGAAGAAGTAATTTCAGTCGTGGATACAAATTACAGAG aTTTTGATGGAAAGGCCTATGGAACTTTCAATTCTCTACAAATTGGCAGCAGGACAAAGCTTCAGAATCCGTCTAAAAACATACCCTCAG GCTATACTAAATCAAAACCTTACACAAAATTGTTAACGAAGAAGCCTTCTTTTCCAAGAACTTCAACTCTTCTGAAGCCAACAGCAAGCCAATTGGCCAAGCAAAATCATCCACCCCAGGCTGGTTATGCTAG GTCAAATACATCCGTAGAGAAAACGGATAAAAGCTCTGTTTGCACTTTTGGGATTGAGAATCATGCTGCGAAAAGGCAAAAGCTTGAGGGTGGTCTTCTCCGCAAG GTCGTGGATGCAGAGCAGCTGCAGCAAATTAGTTTTGTCCACAAGGTTCCAAAGCAG GATGGAATCACAAACCATACCAAGACGAGAATCACTATTCCAAGAGAGCCGGATCTTGAAACTTCACACCGGTCTCTGAAGACAAG GCCAAAAACTAGTAAAGAATCTGAAAATGGGACTTCCACTGTTCGTAGGTTCAAAGCTCTTCCGCTAAATAGGAAA ATTCTCGAGGCACCTTCATTACTTCCAAAAAGAAGCATTCCTGTCATGCCAAACTTTCAA GAATTTCACTTGAAGACATCAGAGAGGGCGATGCTACACAAGTCAGTAGCTCCAAAACTTTCAGTCCCAGGCCATCAGTCTTATAAG GCATCACACAAATATTTCAGTGACATTACCACAGATCAAGGAAACCGGGAGCCTGAAAG ACCCATCCATGTAAATGCCTCAAGGCCAGAGGTTTGTGAGTCTTCTTGTGGCTTCAAAGCTCTTCCCCTAAATAAGAAG ATATTGACGAGCAAGGGCACTTTTGGAGTTTTCCGAAATAGTAAGAAAGATACTACTGTGCCAATG GAATTTAATTTCCAAACGGAGAAGAGATTTAATCATAATCCTCCAATTGAACTTTTCAACAAG CTCTCATTAGTGCCTGAAACACCACAAACTGCTAATCATGAGTCTAAACTGCCACGTTCCATCAGCACATCAGCCAAG GGTTCAAAAGAGAACAGACGGGGTTGCTTCCAAAAAGGAAATGAG ATAAGACAACCATCAAAAGCGAGACTGCCTGTGCTTGTTGGAAAGCAGCATATTGGTGTTGAAGCTGAAAAAATTGAAGTCAATGCTGCGTCTTGCTTTAACTG GAGTAACAGTGTTCGTTGA
- the LOC142544548 gene encoding uncharacterized protein LOC142544548, which translates to MYKGNSSSATTTAGGRLAAAMRIIGPLQEMVQGHGGLFLGSVIPCALFYFLQLFLKSLGGGGGGSSRESPTPPPPAETNPILPECPSAPPGLQRVHSRSQLYSPRGPTDVPRCHPELIQLGVGENRFDGDVTWRTGVEIIPVPC; encoded by the exons ATGTACAAAGGCAACTCGTCTAGCGCCACCACAACTGCCGGAGGTAGATTGGCGGCTGCAATGAGGATTATAGGTCCCTTGCAAGAAATGGTGCAAGGCCACGGTGGCCTTTTCCTAGGCTCAGTGATTCCATGCGCTCTGTTCTACTTTCTACAGCTCTTCCTCAAGTCTCTAGGAGGCGGAGGCGGCGGCTCCAGCCGTGAATCTCCTACGCCTCCGCCGCCGGCAGAGACCAATCCCATATTGCCAGAATGCCCTTCTGCACCACCAGGGCTGCAGAGGGTGCACTCAAGATCTCAGCTTTATAGTCCGAGGGGTCCAACGGACGTGCCCAGGTGTCATCCAGAGCTAATTCAGCTCGGAGTGGGTGAAAACCG CTTTGACGGTGATGTAACATGGCGAACTGGTGTGGAAATTATACCGGTTCCATGCTGA